CCAGTATGCTGAGCGCATGGGATCAACGAAGTGGCTCAGCGCTGAGCAGCAGCGAGCCTGGCGCGCCTACCTCCTCGGAAGCGCGCAGTTGATGGAGCGCATCGACCGTGATCTTCGGGCCTTGGGGCTGTCGATGCCGGAGTACGAGATCTTGGTTCGGCTGTCGGAGTCACCTGGCCGCACTCTTCGGATGGCCGAACTCGCCCAGTCGGTGCATCACTCCCGAAGCCGGCTCACCCACACCGTCGCCCGGATGGAGGCGGCCGGCATGGTCGAGCGGGAGGCCTGCCCGTCGGACCGGCGAGGTGTCCTGGCCAGGCTCACGGACAAGGGGTACGCCCAGCTGGTGGAGACGGCCCCTTCCCATGTGGCGGGTGTGCGCGACGGGCTCATCGACCTGGTGAGCGAAGAGGACCTGGCCGCGCTCGGCCGGGTGTTCGCCGCGGTGAGCGCCCGCAACACGGCTGCGTTGGCGGGTAGGCAGGTCGACCGCGTGGGTGAGGTCGTGACGGTATGCCCGGGCGAGGAAGACGACAACGGGGTGGCAGATGCCAATGCATCTGCCACCCCGGAGACGTCGACTACCGGCTGAGCCCGACCTACCTTCGGTCGGCGCGCCTGCGATGACGTCAGGGTCGCGGCCGGTCGTCACCGGTCAGTGACTTCCGGCCGCCTGTCCGCTCAGTCGCGGGTGAGCCGGCGGTAGGTGACCCGGTGCGGACGAGCCGCCTCGGGGCCGAGCCGCTCGACCTTGTTCGCCTCGTAGTCGGCGAAGTTTCCTTCGAACCAGAACCACTTCCCGGGGTTCTCGTCCGTACCCTCCCAGGCGAGGATGTGCGTCGCCACCCGGTCGAGGAACCACCGGTCGTGGGACGTCACGACCGCACAGCCGGGGAACTCCAGCAGCGCGTTCTCCAGCGACTGGAGCGTTTCGACGTCCAGGTCGTTGGTGGGCTCGTCGAGCAGGAGCATGTTGCCGCCCTGCTTGAGCGTCAGCGCGAGGTTGAGCCGGTTGCGCTCTCCGCCGGAGAGGATCCCGGCCCGCTTCTGCTGGTCCGGGCCCTTGAAGCCGAAGGACGCGACGTAGGCGCGGCTCGGCATCTCGAAGCTGGCCACCCGAATCCAGTCCAGGCCGTCCGAGACGGTCTCCCACACGTTCTTCTCTGCCGGAAGCTTGCCCCGGGTCTGGTCGACGTAGGAGATGCTGACCGTCTCCCCCACCCGCAGTTCGCCGGCGTCGGCCTTCTCCTCCCCCACGATCATGCGGAAGAGGGTCGTCTTGCCGACACCGTTGGGGCCGATCACACCGACGATGCCGGCCCTGGGAAGCGAGAACGACAGGTCGTCGATGAGTACGCGGTCGCCGAACCCCTTCTTGAGTCCGTGCGCGTCGAGGACGACATTGCCGAGGCGTGGGCCCGCCGGGATCTGGATTTCCTCGAAGTCGATCTTCTTCACGCGCTCGGCTTCCGCCGCCAGCTCCTCGTACCGCTGCAGACGAGCGCGGTTCTTCGCCTGCCGGGCCCTGGGGTTGGCGCGTACCCACTCCAGTTCCTGCTCGAGGATCCGCTTGCGCTTGGCGTCCTTGCGGCCTTCCACGCCCAGCCGCTGCTGCTTGGTCTCAAGGTAGGTCGTGTAGTTGCCTTCGTACGGGTGCGCCTTGCCCCGGTCGAGCTCAAGGATCCAGCCCGCGACGTTGTCGAGGAAGTACCGGTCGTGCGTGACGGCCAGCACGGTGCCGGGGTAGGCGGCCAGGTGCTGCTCCAGCCACTGGACGCTCTCGGCGTCGAGGTGGTTGGTGGGCTCGTCGAGCAGCAGCAGGTCGGGCTGGGACAGCAGCAGCTTGCAGAGCGCGACCCGGCGCCGCTCCCCACCGGACAGGCGGGTGACCTCGGATTCACCGGGCGGACAGCGCAGTGCGTCCATCGCCATGTCCAGCCGGGAGTCGAGGTCCCAGGCGTCGCGGTGGTCGAGCTGGGTCTGCAGCTCCCCCATCTCCGCGAGGAGCGTGTCGTAGTCGGCGTCGGGATCGGCGAGCTCGGCGGAGATCTCGTTGAAGCGATCGAGCGCCTGCTTGGTCTCGGCTACCCCCTCCTGGACGTTCTCCAGGACGGTCTTGTCCTCGGTCAGGGGCGGCTCCTGAAGCAGGATGCCCACGGACGAACCGGGCGCGAGCAGCACGTCACCGTTGGAGACCTGCTCCATCCCCGCCATGATCTTGAGCAGAGTGGACTTACCCGTGCCGTTGGGACCAACCACACCGATCTTCACGCCGGGCAGGAAGGAAAGCGTCACGTCGTTGAGGACGACCTTGTCGCCGAGCGACTTGCGGACGCCCCGCATCGTGTAGATGTACTCCGGCACGCGATTCCACCTCGGGGTCGGGGGCAAACGAGACAACTACCATCCTGCAACACGGGCGCCGTGGGGGTGCTGCCGGGCGGCGTCCGGGGGCACGTCCGCGGTGGGGGTGGGTTACACCGCGGCCGAGGCCGCCGCCCGGCAGCTGGAGAGGCGGGCGCTCAGGGAAGCCCGCGCACTCTCCTGGCGGGCTTGTCAGGCAGCCCGCCGATCGGCGTCGTCCGAGGTGGCGGCATCGGCCAGGGGGCTTCGGCCGCTGCCGCGCCGGCGCGTGGGCATCGCGCCGTCCTCGGGATGATCGACGCCGACATCTGTGTGCCCGTCCGGGCTGTCGGTGTCGCCTGGTGTCGCTTCCTCGCCGGCCAGGTCGGAGCCGTCGGAGCCGTCGGAGCCGTCGGCGGCTTCGCCGGTGTCCCAGCTCCTGGCCAGTTCCTCGGCCAGCGAGGTGTCGGAGGTGACCTCACGCTGCTCACGACGGGTGCGCCGGAAGGCCGACGTTCCCCGTGACAGATCGTGACCGAGCGCCTGGGCCTCGACCTCGACGGTCGTACCCGCCTTCCCGTCACGCTCCCAGTTCTCCACTCGGAGCCGGCCGAAGACAACCACGGGGTCGCCCTTGTGGAGACTGCCGGCGACGTTCTCGGCAAGGGTGCGCCAGCAGACGACCGTGACGTACGTCGTATGGCCATCGACCCAGCCGCCCTGGTTGCGGTCGTAGCGCCGCGGGGTCGATGCGAGCCGGAAGGACACGAGCGACGTGCCGCGATCTGAGCGGACGAAGCGCAGCTCGGTGGCGACGTTGCCGGCGATGGTGATCATCGTCTCGTTCATGTGGCGACCCTTCTTCGTGATCCGTGGTCACCACTTTGGCCCGGATCGCCAGCGGGTCGGCCTGCCCGAATCTCGCCTGTGGACAAAGCCGCCGAACCGCCACCTGTGGACAGAAACCTGGCACGCCGGAGGCGGGTACTAGTCTGTCCGCGTCCGGCATGGCCACTACGCTCTTGTCGCGACGAAGCAGAACGCGGTCATTCCAGACGTGGACCAGCGCCCGTAGCTCAGCGGATAGAGCACCGGACTTCTAATCCGATGGTCGGAGGTTCGAATCCTCCCGGGCGCACCCGCTCTGACCTGCGAATACGCAGCTTCAAGACCTCTCGACACCGAGCGCTGGGTGCGGAACGGGGTGCGAAAGTGCCTTAGACTGCGGGAATGGCCAGAAGCGGGAGGCGTCGCCAACGCCACCGGGGCGAGATCGAGGAGCGCCCGTCGGGCAATCTCAGGGTCAAGGTCTACGTCGGCACCGATCCCCTGACGAAACGCCGCCGCTACCTCACTGAATCGATTCCGGCCGGGCCGCGTGCGTACGAGCAAGCCGAGAAGGCGCTCACACGCTTGCAGAACCAGGTGGACGAGCAGCGCCACCCGCGGACGTCGGCGACGGTCAACCAGCTCATCGACAAGTGGCTCACCGACGTAGTCGACGTGGCCACGAGCACCAGGACGACGTACGAGGGCAACATCCGCAAGCACATCCGCCCGATCCTTGGTCCTCTACAGGTCGGTCGCGTCAACGCCGAGGTCATCGACTCCTTCTACGCAGAGCTGCGGCGCTGCAGAGACCACTGCAACGGGCGGCGACGCACCGAGCACCGCACAGACCGACCCCACGAGTGCGACGCCCGCTGCGGAAAGCACAAGTGCCGGGGCCTGGCGCCGTCGAGCAGGCGGCAGATCCACTGGATCCTCAGCGGCATGTTCACCGCAGCGATGCGCTGGCGTTGGATCGCCGTGAACCCCATCGACCAGACCGAAGCGCCCGCCCAGCCGGCGCCCAACCCCACACCTCCCTCGACCGAGGAAGCCGCTCGCCTCGTAGAGGAAGCATGGAACCGGGATCCAGACTGGGGCACCTTCGTCTGGCTCGCCATGGCACTCGGCGCCCGTCGCGGGGAGCTGTGCGCTCTGCGCTGGTCCGACATCGACCTCACCAACGGTCTGGTGTTCCTCCAGCGCGCGCTGACCCGGGACCTGGCCGGCGAACTGGTCGAGAAGTCGACCAAGACGCATCAACATCGGCGCGTGGTGCTCGACCCCGAAACGGTCGAAGTGCTGGCCGAACACCGCACCAGGTGCCAGGCGCACGCACAACTGGTCGGCGAACCGCTAGCCGGTGACGGCTATGTCTTCTCCCCCGAGCCAGGCGGATGTACGCCGCCGGCGCCGGCCTCCATAAGCCAGCGGTACGAACGCATGGCCGCCAGCCTCCGCA
This Actinopolymorpha cephalotaxi DNA region includes the following protein-coding sequences:
- the ssb gene encoding single-stranded DNA-binding protein gives rise to the protein MNETMITIAGNVATELRFVRSDRGTSLVSFRLASTPRRYDRNQGGWVDGHTTYVTVVCWRTLAENVAGSLHKGDPVVVFGRLRVENWERDGKAGTTVEVEAQALGHDLSRGTSAFRRTRREQREVTSDTSLAEELARSWDTGEAADGSDGSDGSDLAGEEATPGDTDSPDGHTDVGVDHPEDGAMPTRRRGSGRSPLADAATSDDADRRAA
- a CDS encoding MarR family winged helix-turn-helix transcriptional regulator — protein: MGSTKWLSAEQQRAWRAYLLGSAQLMERIDRDLRALGLSMPEYEILVRLSESPGRTLRMAELAQSVHHSRSRLTHTVARMEAAGMVEREACPSDRRGVLARLTDKGYAQLVETAPSHVAGVRDGLIDLVSEEDLAALGRVFAAVSARNTAALAGRQVDRVGEVVTVCPGEEDDNGVADANASATPETSTTG
- a CDS encoding tyrosine-type recombinase/integrase; translated protein: MARSGRRRQRHRGEIEERPSGNLRVKVYVGTDPLTKRRRYLTESIPAGPRAYEQAEKALTRLQNQVDEQRHPRTSATVNQLIDKWLTDVVDVATSTRTTYEGNIRKHIRPILGPLQVGRVNAEVIDSFYAELRRCRDHCNGRRRTEHRTDRPHECDARCGKHKCRGLAPSSRRQIHWILSGMFTAAMRWRWIAVNPIDQTEAPAQPAPNPTPPSTEEAARLVEEAWNRDPDWGTFVWLAMALGARRGELCALRWSDIDLTNGLVFLQRALTRDLAGELVEKSTKTHQHRRVVLDPETVEVLAEHRTRCQAHAQLVGEPLAGDGYVFSPEPGGCTPPAPASISQRYERMAASLRIRTTLHKLRHYSATELIAAGVDVRTIAGRLGHGGGGATTLRVYAAWVSEADQRAAKSLAGRMPPRPRRRANTDLGVNLPAPPSA
- the ettA gene encoding energy-dependent translational throttle protein EttA; translation: MPEYIYTMRGVRKSLGDKVVLNDVTLSFLPGVKIGVVGPNGTGKSTLLKIMAGMEQVSNGDVLLAPGSSVGILLQEPPLTEDKTVLENVQEGVAETKQALDRFNEISAELADPDADYDTLLAEMGELQTQLDHRDAWDLDSRLDMAMDALRCPPGESEVTRLSGGERRRVALCKLLLSQPDLLLLDEPTNHLDAESVQWLEQHLAAYPGTVLAVTHDRYFLDNVAGWILELDRGKAHPYEGNYTTYLETKQQRLGVEGRKDAKRKRILEQELEWVRANPRARQAKNRARLQRYEELAAEAERVKKIDFEEIQIPAGPRLGNVVLDAHGLKKGFGDRVLIDDLSFSLPRAGIVGVIGPNGVGKTTLFRMIVGEEKADAGELRVGETVSISYVDQTRGKLPAEKNVWETVSDGLDWIRVASFEMPSRAYVASFGFKGPDQQKRAGILSGGERNRLNLALTLKQGGNMLLLDEPTNDLDVETLQSLENALLEFPGCAVVTSHDRWFLDRVATHILAWEGTDENPGKWFWFEGNFADYEANKVERLGPEAARPHRVTYRRLTRD